In Periplaneta americana isolate PAMFEO1 chromosome 8, P.americana_PAMFEO1_priV1, whole genome shotgun sequence, the sequence aaaaaaaaaaaaaagtccattaACCCTTTCATGCTACCACTTTGAGAAACTTATTCTAAACTGAGGAGGGAGAACTTAGTAGGTAGCATTTGTGAACCTGCTGGAAGGATCAAAGAGCAGACAGAGATTAAAACAAACATTAACAAATGTaatttaaagaattttcaacTCAAAGCTAAGATGGAAAACATTGTGGAAATATCTGTACGACAATGGggtaataaaatatcaaatagTGTCAGGTATACATTGTATCGTCATCACAAGACATTTAAAACGCAAAAATGGCTCAGTTCTGAGCTCTGATACAAAGAgtcaaggcgtatttacaagcacagctGTGAGAGTgacaatgaacctcagggttccttaaaagccatttattatAAGTATGTAAGTGTAATATCATCATGGGCGGAGTTTGGCTGCTTGGACATGGATGATGATATTATGACaatgataatataaatttaattataattttaagatgtTGGTGACCATTTGGCAGACTGTTTGAACCTAGAAACATAGGTTAGCCTTCATTTCACCTATGCAACTTCCTGCTCTATCTCCTCAAGAATTGAAGAAACTTAGGCTACTGTTATGTGATACTAACTAAGAATGCAGGTACCAATGAGTTGAAGCAAGATTTCTTCCACACTTACTTTGGAATGTCATCAAATTCCTCTCTCAATAAAGGTGTAATACGAGGACGAGATGGTGTATGATGAAGACTCTTCTTTGATGATGGCACAGAGTACTGAGGAGACACCAAGTTCCATGGCTGAGAAGCAGAGGATGGATGGTAAGTCTGCTTCAATGTTTCCTGTTGAGATAGAGCAAGTACTGTAAAACACTCCCAgcatcatgaaaatattacaatcCACAGACTACAGACCCTTACCGTACTCTCTTCTGTTGAATCACCATTACATAGTTGCATATCTGAAGCACTGTTTTCAATATATGCATTTAACTTCTCAATGTAGTTTATATCTTTCATAAGGTCCTGAAATTATAAACAGACATTTAATGATTTATATCATTTCTGAAACCTTCTCTCCAAAAGGATATGTGAGAGAATGCAAGAGGTTAGTGGTTTATTTAAAGGGCACAGTCAGCATTGACGGCTGTTTGCAAACTTGTCAATTTGTTTTGAAATACATACCATATCTGGGGAACGATTGTAATTGAAGAGCTATTCTTTCAAAACAAGTCCACAAAAACTTTTGCTGTATTCCGAGTATTCTTTGCAATCATCAGAGATCTGCTGTATGTTTTCCCTCGAAACTCACTTTCATGAAGTAAATATCGAGGCAGAAACATGACGATTTCATGCAAAACACGTTAAGTCCATAACTTGATTTCCATCGAAACACTTTATGTCCTTCCTGCATTTGTGTAGGGAACAGAAGTCCTTTGcaccttcacatttgttcaggaaACAGAAGTCCTTCGTGCATGTGCATTTGTTCAGGAAACAGTTAAATATGAAGATGGCCACTGTCAGCCAAAATATGGAGAACAACAGAGGTTTTCATAGTGACAAATTGGAGGTTATAAGTGAAATAGATGCTGGCGATTCAGATTATCAGCCAGAAGCTATGCAGGAGACAGCAAGTGAGTATGAAGTGAGTCAAAGAATCATGTTTACATGGTTCCACGTACTATTAGAAGTTTCGTCCTGTTATTGTCAGATGTTGGCCAGTGACCTTAGGGCAGTAGGTAGCATGTTGTTGCATGCATGTCGAGgtgtaaaattagaattttgtataaatgtaaggtataaatttacaaacacaaacatgttTGTACTGTTCCTCGGATTTTGGTCAATAAATAGTATCACACAgagtttgtattaatttatttcttcagaaatggtcctatttaaaacaaagatttaaactaaggatttattattttacctatgctgaaaacatatatttatgtacaataacaAGAGACAATCAGTAAACATCCAACATAAATCGAAACAGCATCTAGAATTTGTCCTTCCTGTCAAATTACTGAAAATGGACTTAACTTGTTTTGGGAGAGAGCTCTTCAATTAGATCAATGCTaccattagaaaataaatcacaaatacagtaaaacctctgtaATCTGGACCAATTGGGATTGAGAGTTGACCAGATTAGCAAAATACggattaacagaaataaaaaaactggCAATTTCATGAATAAAAACAATTACAATATAGTAACTTGGGCTTATAAGTTCATGCATGTGCATATTTTTTCCTGGAGGGTGTAAATGTATGCTTACACATTATATATACGAATTATCAATTTTTGAGTTTATTAAGCAttgttttatgttgcatataaatgtatattttcctcatttttataaatgtataatattttcaatattttaagaccTATATGGCATATTTATAGAGTTTACAAGATTTTTTTCCTCGTGAAAACAAAAAGCAGGAAGCTGCATGAGAGATAGAATGTATGAATCACCATAAAGAAATATGAACACTCAAACATCATTGATAGATCGCTGACTTGCAAACCTCCATAAAGAACACTTTTTTGTTAACTGCCAATCAAAGAGTTCAGTTATTTAGATCACTAGCATCTAATATTCCACTTCCAACTGCACAAGTGTTAACTTGATGGTGAATGTGGCCTGATATGCTTAGCATCTACAAACAGCTAAAGAGAAGATTAATTTATTGGAGTCAAGTAATGCCGAATCTGTTTAAACAGCTAGAAATATGCTAACAAAAAATGAGTTGGAAGGAGCTATACTGAACCGCATCAAGAACTCATTGGAGGCAATGCTGAGGAAAGAGCAGGCAGGTTTCCAACAACACTGGACCTCATCAATACTCTCCGAATTATCCTGGAACAGAGTGAGCAAAAGCAGCACACTCTTTACCTCACCTTCGAGTTCGAAAAGGCTTTAGACTCTGTCAACAGAAGGATTAGCTATATGAAACACCCTTGTGAAATACAGTATCTCCATGAAGATTATCAATACTATTAagaatacagagtggaagtgaagtagccttgtagattttcagagtgaatagctcatgttgtatgtaacagaaaacaataatatcattttagtggaaagttcatagttttttcagaaaaaatgtttttttttttttccccccctcaAATGTttaacctcttattcggtaactactgcGAGCATGATCGTGATgtttgtccatattgataggaaatctaataaagaataatttatccctctggcatatttcaatagcgtggacggttttcatgtaactttaattttaaaaatctctaaTTTCAAGTCACTGCATGAGGCGAAAAGTGGCAACATCagggcagagagcagctcacctaccgagacacacagagttcgttgacctcttacatctgtatcacgagtagagtgtgttaacGGCTATGTTAcctgactgctgaaacttcaatcttaattttgtaattaaccgtgcatttaatggCAAAACATAACATGGGTTTTCTACTCATTTAAGcgtaccctatcatccctttcaatctgcaaggttattttacttccatcctgtatatatgaAGATTACGAGTGTCAAATGCTTCATGAGGGGAAATTTACAGAACACTTTCAAGTCATTCAGGAGTGCAGCAGAGGTGTATTCTCTCACCAACATAATTCTTGCTCGTATTGAATCATCTGATGAAGAAGGTgatggggtgggggggggggagatggaAAAGAGGCGTGCAATGAAGGATGCAAGGCAGACTTGAAAATCTGGACTTCGTGGATGACATCTGCCTGATGGCACAGTGATACCGGGACATGGAGGAGAAATTGGTCAGGTTACAAAGAGAGGCAGAACTTGCTGGCCTCAAGATCAATGCCTGAAAAACAAAGGAGATGAGGAAGAACTCTAATGTTGCGACCAGATTGACCATTAACGGAAATGACGTCGAACAAGCTCAATCCTTTCTATACTTGGGAAGTATCGTCACAAATAAAGAAGCTGTAGCCACATACACAAAGCAAATGGCGTGTTTGTTCCACTCTACTCTGAAAAAATATGATTATTTCCAGAAAGATCAAGCTTCGACTTTTCAACAGCAacgtgaaatatatatttttatacagctgTGAAACATTGAAGGTGACGAAGCAAATCAACAAGAGCTTCAAGCTTTCATTAACCACTGCTCCAGCTTATCCTCAATGTCAAGTGGCCGGATGTGATTACAAATTAACTCTGGACTCAGACCAACCAACAGCCAATCAACGTGCAAATCAAAGAGAGGAAATAGTGTTGGACTGGGCATACACTAAGCTAGACGGAACTGTTAAAGAGACAGCATTGGACTGGAACCCTCAGAGTGCTCGGAAATGGGGTCATCCCAAAAAGACCTGGAAAAGTACGACCATAGAAAAAACTAGAGAGAGAAGAAGACCTGGAGTGAAGTGAAGAGGTTGGCCAAGGACTGCACCAAGTCGAGGACTCTTGTCACAGTCCTATGTTACAGCGGGAACGATAGGAATTCAATTAAAGAACACCATGGTGTGTTGAtatgttatattacattttatttttctgagAACTTATACCATATGTTATCTTTCTCTTAAAAATTACAACACTTTTACATGATTGCCAAATAATACATGCGAAATGAAAGATAACAGGGAATGATGATTTTGAAAGAAACTGCATTATGTAGCCTACCAGAAATACGGTTGGActtataaacttttaaaatgtcataataataatattaataataataataataataataataataataataataataataataaattaagcttcctttatgaaaaggttgccagatttgacaaagcgtatataatttggaaacacacctaaaaggtaaaatgatttacatttgaaaccgttagggaatcgaatatacgaAACGTCagagaaaaatttacacctaagtaaaatatatgctcatttgcagttaagcaaGGGATATTAGTATCATCAgatgttagaatgatttgaaggACATTCaccacgagaaaaataatagctacGGATTGTTGACATTGAAATCTAAACCAAGTATTAGCCATTGGTTAaggtaacttgaaatttccattatcatacCCATaaaagtgatttctcaatatctgaaccgatcctttgagggcactaatggctatttccttgaCAATGCTTGTTAGGcctaggtttttacatttgttgggaaAGAAGGAagatatggtacctcgtgctcccaccatcggatctattacatcaatgtgggacaggctatacttatttatctttatagaatggGATTGTTAGTTCATAGAGAGTCGCTTTAAGTTATAGTCtccagtaggcctaatttaaataTACTAATCCTGTCATAAGCAACGTTACaaagttttcaataaaaaatcaaaataactTTAATTCCCGTTCcgtaacaaatacaattaataaaaataatcagacccacataaataatttattttataattatatgctAGATGTAGGACGCACATCTTGTAGAAAAAAATCCGCTAGAGGTTGTCCAATGTTTAATGATAATATACATCCCGAAATTAAATGTCCATGTGGATGGAAACTCTCAGATTTTGAATTACAAAAATCTGCATACTGTATAGTGGGAGAACAGCACCACACATCTTAAATTATGTATACAGGTGGAAGAGAAGCCTAGTGTAGAGTATGTACTGAGAAAATTACGGCACTCGAATGTAATCCACGAAGTGTCACCTTTTAAATAGTCCTTTCGGCGCATTTGCCCATATGATAGGCCTAATTTCATTATAACCTATGTTAAACGTCTAATCATACCTTGCATGTCTCAATCTGTTTTTTCTGTCCATCTAACATATTTCTTAGACTTCGAATCTCCTGACTAATCTCTCCCACTTGTTCCATTAATTTCCTGCATGTCGTAGAGATGTTACTGTCACCCCTTCCAAAGCCTTCAAGAATTTCAGAAGTTTTTGTTAATAGATCAACTTCCCTTACATATTTATCCATTTCAATAGTTGATCACTGCCATTAGCCATACACCCCGCCAAAATCATTGCACCATGGCTGCCAACTTCACTGACAAGTCATTGGAGCTGGCTATGAATGACCTTTCGAGCAACTTTACATTTAATTTGTCCTCATTCTGATCATTCTTAactagcataaaataaaataaagcattCATGCAAATAAAATCAACTGCTTCCAAACAGAATTAGTAATGCGGGAAATTATATTCTGTAAgtgtatatttgttttttttttaagctgggacatgacaggagcgttgcgaacggaaaaacaactgaatgtcacatagcgtggtagacccaacgagttagaaagagaagaatatagagtggccatgttgtcctgtacagcgctctttgcggtgccacggCAAAACAAGGCAGATCTGAACTAAGCGCCAACTTTGTAAAAAAtacgtctgcttacaatgttgtataacggaggttagaactacaaaaaaacaaagaaaaaagatgttcgcgtaggcttccgcggctggtgtacatggtgtgtggataagcttcagggcttctaccgcgttgtcttggtgttggtggctgacgtttcgaccgctgtgttgtggtcatcttcaaagcagttgttggataaggaaataatcgaaaaagagaggagaattgggaggacaaatttataaaaggtacgcaaaacgcgtccttgcaaagggttgggggctgtaagaaactaaatatgtgagctccaagcctgttggccactagtctcactccgggttacgctgctccactgaaggagctctagacaggtgaagaccgccaggagagacgccgtgaattctgaatctgcaaattgaaaggttctctgtcctttcgcattgcgacatgAGTGACGTTGCagatgtatttcataatttatatactcTGAACTAAAGctttaagttgtttgttagaaaaaaaaggggcttatggggaagggcatataggtccgtggcccatttctcttagggctcatcccgacatttgtcttaacgccttaggaaaaccacggaaaaaccttaggcaggatgagttgtctcaatttcagagactagccagttggttcttaggtagaatgactctatgaatctaTGGATATAtgctagccaattggctctacgATAGTTCCATTGATCAACAAATGTAGATATAgtcagggagggattttgtttagcccagttaagacaaggtcatttcaaagcggttgcactatccaaggagtctcatggagtcgaGTCGtgactaccaaaacctgggagtaacgcctgCCTCCCTGTCCTGTCTcaagagtatagctaatggacctgtctggtgtctacgccgtaacctaggatcatactggccgaggccagatatgagcgggttggggttagcacgagcttcggcatacaggttcctagccagtagagcaatgaactcgtctatggttggcaagtctagttcatcatggaacttttttctcgaggcgactcgggggagatgagtaatgagtcgaatcacctggttttggataacttggaatttacggagatgggacactgccgcaaacccccatgcgggtgcagcataagtaatgacagagcgagcgaatgagggccttatacatagTAAGTCCTACctccaggttgtcaggagttaaggccgccagaatgggatagtgtcttaac encodes:
- the LOC138704744 gene encoding SKA complex subunit 1-like isoform X2, with amino-acid sequence MDKYVREVDLLTKTSEILEGFGRGDSNISTTCRKLMEQVGEISQEIRSLRNMLDGQKKQIETCKDLMKDINYIEKLNAYIENSASDMQLCNGDSTEESTTYHPSSASQPWNLVSPQYSVPSSKKSLHHTPSRPRITPLLREEFDDIPKYMKGRLTYETVCNFIAAFNSTLQKKYQLFSRPRNTLKGRMLTQYDIYKKQENKETIEKGIYFCTAEDLKSMGKLKFDKAEQNIMNILRHAKRMREIRSTGIVRYAVLN
- the LOC138704744 gene encoding SKA complex subunit 1-like isoform X1, with the translated sequence MDKYVREVDLLTKTSEILEGFGRGDSNISTTCRKLMEQVGEISQEIRSLRNMLDGQKKQIETCKDLMKDINYIEKLNAYIENSASDMQLCNGDSTEESTETLKQTYHPSSASQPWNLVSPQYSVPSSKKSLHHTPSRPRITPLLREEFDDIPKYMKGRLTYETVCNFIAAFNSTLQKKYQLFSRPRNTLKGRMLTQYDIYKKQENKETIEKGIYFCTAEDLKSMGKLKFDKAEQNIMNILRHAKRMREIRSTGIVRYAVLN